Below is a genomic region from Acomys russatus chromosome 3, mAcoRus1.1, whole genome shotgun sequence.
acccacatatacacataattaaaataaaaatagccagaCATGATGTCAcatgagtttaatcccagcaaaagggaggcaaaggcatgagGATCTCTGAGCTCGAAGCCAGAGTTTAAGGTCAATCAGaagtacacagtgagaccctatctcaaaacaaaaaagacaataaatttttttaataaaatagaaatcacatatgctttatatttaaaaaagccttgtaaagccaggggtggtgacacacacctttaatcacagtactagggaggcagaggcacacagatctctatgagttccaggccagccatgactacatgagagcctgtctaTGTACCTACTATAAAAAGTAGCtcaggtaaaacactgtataaacAAGCTATGTGAAAAGCCTCTTGCACAGCTCCAAGTTTATCCTGTAACGGTGCTGCTACCTCACACAGGTGTGCAGTGCTTTATGTTTTGAGAACAAATCTTCACATCTGTTTCTGACCCTGGCTATTATGGCCAATTATGATCACCCAAAagtctgtgtgttttctctgctaGTAGATGAAATCCAGAGTCTTGGCACAGACTCAGCAGGGGTCCCACTGCAGAGATGCATCTCAGCCTCCTCAATCACCTTTTCTTAGATGTGTATATGAGTGACTTATCCAAACACACAGTGAGCTCACAGGCCTCTACTTACTTCCTATTTCAGAGCTCATTTCTCCTCAGTAAAAAAAAAGCCCTGCACGTTCTAAAAGGAAGGTAGCATAAGGTGTCTTAATATAAGAGGATTGCTGGTCCTTTGTCTCAATAACAATGGTGTGGCCAGGGCCCTCCACCTGTGCAGCTAGGACTGCCTGTGGGCATGAGGTACACCTTCTAAACGTGAACATGGCTTCCTGAAGCCAAACAAGTTGTAGGAACATAAAAAGCTATAACACAAGGACCATACAGTCTATTAGTAAAACTAACCTTTAAACTTCCATTAAGCCCAGAGGAACCCAGGAATAAGAGCATTCCTAAGCCTGGGGACTGCTATGAAACCAGAACCGGAAAGTCTACAAGTGGCTGGAAGAAGAGCCTTCCTTAGCACTGTACGAACCATGGACCAGGAGGCCCAAATGTAAGGTGCCTTCCAGACCACCCTCAGACACTGGCAAGGGAaaggaaagtggaacagaaagACCAGGGTAGAGTCAACTACTGTTAAgatggaaaatatatatatatgtaactaaTTACCTGGCAGTTGAAAACAAGCACTATCAAAGGACCTCATGGTTTAAACTGGAAATGGCACACGGAGTAGTGCTGTTTTGATGAAATTTTGGCTGACCATAAACACTGTATTTTTGTGTAGAATGTTGAATTTGATGAAACAAATTTGAATGATATGAATAATATTAACTTATCTCAAGATAGTCTTAGAGATTAGGCTTTTAAATTATTccttctagcactcaggaggcagaggcaggtagctctctgagttaaggccagtctggtccacagagcaagttctggacagccagggaccacacagagctctctctcaaaaaaaaatcaaaaaattatttcttaatccTCAAACCATAAAATATCTATCTCCAAAGCTCCTTCTGCATCATAATGGTTGGTAAATCTCTCTGCTAGGCAGCAATGCACCCTGAAGTCCCAATGGTGTACAAGGTCACTTGAACCCAGGAGCTCACAGCAGACTGTCCCCACCAAGAGCGACACAACCTCTCCCTATAGAAATCAAGGAAACTAAAAGATAACCCTGCTAAGAAAGATCCCAAAGCTAACAAAGTACTAATTATTCAGAACACCTAAATTTCCAAAGAGATTTCCAAGAATTATAGGATCAATTCTGTGTgaatcatattttataaaaatcttaacCCCACAGTAACAATTAAAGCACAAATTTGTACCTATTGCTGTATGAAATTAAGTTACTCCACAGCATTCTTATTAACATTACTTTGCTAAAAATACTATACAAAGTGACTTCTAGAAATCTCTTGGGCTCTCTGACCCACCACCCAACTCAGCATACGCCCCCAAAAGAAAACCTTGCAAGCTTTCCTTGATACAAGGCGAGCAAAGAATCGATTTCACTGTACCAGATGCATCCTCCCTCCAGTGTTGCACAGGTAACTATTCCTGTTCTCACTCTGAGAACATCCATCTACTGGAACTCTATCACAGATTCTTTGAGAATAAGCACTGGAGAAGTTCACACAGTGTCCATTTGCAATACAAACGGCATGCCCGTTTGGGTAATGCATTATGTTCCTCCCTTTGTATTGTCCACTGAGGTGCTGCTGGCTCTCGCTACAGGGAAAGTGGCTGTGAAGGCCACTGCCACAATGGTCATGATTTAAGTTATACTGCTCCACATTCCTGGGGATCGGTTCTCTTCTCTGGGATGGTATACTCTCAGATGAGTTTTCTCGGCACTCTTGATTATACAGAAAAGTGTCCTTGTGGGCTCTGGTCACCATGCCAATCACTTCCTCCTTTGCAAAATCAGACGAGGAAGGAGGCGGGCTCTTGatgctttcctgctccagctgggGCTTGGGCCGCAGCTGTTCCTGGGCTGGGAACGCTGACTGGTCCTGATGCTCGGCTAAGGTGTCGTTCTGCAGGTGGCCACTGAACTGGGAGTTCATCATGGTCTTCATTGCACTCTGCATTTCAATCAGCATTCTCTGTTTTTCACGCTTAGGGATCCGGCCAAATCGAACAGctatggagagaaagagacagagagagagagagagagagagagagagagagagagagagagagagagagagagagagagagagagagagagagagagagtgagagtgttaGCGTCTGTACTCTATTAGAGCTCTGCTCACACAAAAGAATGACACAAAATTACCTCTGAAAGCCACGGCCTCTTGCTGTACAAGTCAAGAATATCTACATGTCCTCAGCCTAAGTTTTTCTAAAGTTGGTCTTGAGTCAGTCAagtgggaaagaagagaaaacttcCCAAGACAAGGCTAAGAAATACATGTATTCCTTGGGTGTTTCCTACACAAAAATCTAAGcaacatggaaataaataatgAGAACTGCAATGTAAAGCACGCCGGTACCTCACTAAAGCCAAGCACACTCAGAATAATCTGTGAGCTCCAAGCcaaccaggctacacagtgaggaccctgcctcaaaaaatgttttaaaagaccAAGATAGCTGAGAAGATGGCTCGCATGCACCCAAGCTGataacctgagtctgatccctgcaGACCCACACAAAGAACCTATCCCCAAGATTGTCTTCTGACTACCACATGCACGCCAGGTTACATGtatgcccacatacatacacaaaataaaaaagatgtaaaaacaaagaagggACTGGAagggtgactcagcagttaggagcaccaATTCTTACACAGCatctgggttcaagccccacCACCCACACAATGCCTCACAATCAtctttaacttcagttccagggaatctgatgccatcTTAGAGCACTAGGTacccacatggtacacatacatacaagcaagcaaaagctCATAcgtgtaatataaataaatctaaataaataaataaataagaaatggaCTCCTCGGTAATACCGAGGGACCAAGAagatgaagtttaaaaaaattaaaattaaaattaaaaacttaaaaaaaaaaaaaaaactaaaaaaaaaaattaaggtcagACATAATGGTGTCTGTCCTAAGtcccaaggcaggtggatctctgtagtttgaagccaccctggactacataagagttccaggccaactagggctactacatatatatatatatatatatatatataatttttatgtgtatcaatgttttgcctgcatgtatataagcatacatgtgcatgcaatgccacagatgccagaagaaagAATCTGGTCCTGGAGCtttaggcagctgtgagctaccatgtgaatgctggaaGCTGAACCTGCATTCTCTACAAGAACAATGAgagcttttaatcactgagcaatctttctaccccaaataaacccttcccctaccctcagaaaaagaaagcttaaaaCCATTTGGGAATCGTGGAAGTCAATGTACAAGaagcagcaataaaaaaaaaaggcatgccaACAGCTGAGATGACAGCACTTGCCCTGCCCTGAGTGTCAGTCCACAGATGTCACAATGGCCTCCCGAAATCTGCACTTAACAAAGTAAGAAGCCCCGTAACTGCTGACAACCCCGTGAGCAGCCTCACGCTTTACACGCTCCGCGCCGGGAACGTACCATCTCTGGACATTCCCACTGACAGGCACTTCTTGAAGCGACACTGCTGGCATCGGTTCCTGTTCATCCTCATGATGGAACAGTTCTCGTTCTTCAGACACTTCTTGTACTGGATGTTTTGCTGAATGCTCCTCCGAAAGAAACCCTAAGATAAAGGAAGGTTTATCAGTCCACGTAAAAACAGCTGCACAAGGACTACTCCCACATCTAGCTACTGTATGTAGAGCTAGGCCTaggtcaaagaaagaaaatcctggtATCAGTCAGTAGACACAACACATACCAGCCAAACAAATTCCTCTTCATGTGAAAGACTCTTCATACCAGCCCAAAGGACCTTTTTATAAGCACACCCGCTGCTAGACCTCAGCTGCAGCCATGTGCTCTACCATGAAAGTATGTTCtaaaacttttccttttttgagacagacctCCTTAAACCC
It encodes:
- the Nr1d2 gene encoding nuclear receptor subfamily 1 group D member 2 isoform X2, coding for MTKSHSSMTKFSGMVLLCKVCGDVASGFHYGVHACEGCKGFFRRSIQQNIQYKKCLKNENCSIMRMNRNRCQQCRFKKCLSVGMSRDAVRFGRIPKREKQRMLIEMQSAMKTMMNSQFSGHLQNDTLAEHQDQSAFPAQEQLRPKPQLEQESIKSPPPSSSDFAKEEVIGMVTRAHKDTFLYNQECRENSSESIPSQRREPIPRNVEQYNLNHDHCGSGLHSHFPCSESQQHLSGQYKGRNIMHYPNGHAVCIANGHCVNFSSAYSQRICDRVPVDGCSQSENRNSYLCNTGGRMHLVCPMSKSPYVDPQKSGHEIWEEFSMSFTPAVKEVVEFAKRIPGFRDLSQHDQVNLLKAGTFEVLMVRFASLFDAKERTVTFLSGKKYSVDDLHSMGAGDLLSSMSEFSEKLNALQLSDEEMGLFTAVVLVSADRSGIENVNSVEALQETLIRALRTLIMKNHPNEASIFTKLLLKLPDLRSLNNMHSEELLAFKVHP